The Sorex araneus isolate mSorAra2 chromosome X, mSorAra2.pri, whole genome shotgun sequence DNA segment tgatccccaaacccaAAGCCCATAGTAGCCTCCAAGCAATGCCCATcaactgaatatatatatatacatatatatatgattaatgTGATAATGGCTGTAAAAAACAAAGTAGACAACTTGAAAGGACATCTGAGAAATATATGCAGAAATGTAGAATGAAAAGTAAATTTCAGGCCctaagagatagctcaacaggatGAGTATATGCATTGTATgtgaaggcccaggtttgatgcctagcaccacatggtacccagaAAACTTTaccatggtccctgagcatggctgggtgtggacTGACCCTACAGAAGAAAATACattgagagaccagagagataatacagtggttaaggatcttgctttgcatgcaactggcccagatttgatctctgtaCCCTGTTTAGTCTCTCGAGCTCTGCTAcgaatgatccctgaggtcagagccaggagtaagccctgagcaatgccaagtgtgtcccaaaaaggaaaaaaaaagaaaatagatcaatagaaACGTACAAacctaaatggaaaaaaaatgaacaggacATCCAAGAACTGGGAACAAttccaaaattatatatttgaaataccAATAGGAACATAGTGGCTCTAGAGCAGAAGAAATTTTGAAGCAATAAACAGCttataatttttccaaaattaatgAAAGCAAAATACCAAGGTTaatgacaccaaaacaaaaccaaaggttTACAAGTAAATCGAGcagaataaatttgttttaacaaTTTTACTTACAGGTTTCTACAAAGCTCGTGCAGCCTTGTAGAATGTGAACAATATACTAATAAAATTCTCATTAAAGTTGTTTAGGGAAAAGAAACACATTGGCACAAATCAAACTTGGCAAAAATATGCCCCGTGTATTCTTGTAAcagtaacacaaaataaaatttacacacaaaataaaagaataagtcaTGCTTTACTTCATAATCTCCATCCTTCTCCATAGGTAAAACTCACTTCATAGTTTGAATTTATTATAGAAGTTCTCTTTGTGCAtatttatagtagcactgtagcactgtcatcctgttgctcatcgatttgctcaagcgggcaccagtaacatctccattgtgagatttgttggcatattaaatacaccactggtagcttgccaggctctgctgtgtgggcgggatactcttggtagcgtgccgggctctccgagagggagggaggaatcaaaccccggtcggccgcgtgcaaggcaaacaccctgcctgctgtgctatcacttataGTAGAAAGTATATTTGTTCCACAAAGGGAACTATATTCAGATATTTTCCACTTTAACTTATCTTTATATTTGGAGTTATTTACATTATTGGGATCGCTCCAGTTCATTAgcaggattggagcgatagcacagcgggtagggcatttgccttgcacgtgaccaacctggattggattctccgtccctcccagagagcccagcaagctaccgaaagtatcccacctgcacagcagagcctggcaagctacctgtggcgtatttgacatgtcaaaaacagtaacaagtctcacaattgagatgttactagtgcccgctctagtaaatcgatgacagtactacagtgctacatattggGATATATAGATTTCTTTCATCCTTTTGGTACATAGTAAGTAGGATAGTACTTTATATGAAATGAATGTACCAGAGTTTCATGCTTTCCTTGTTGATAGTAACTTATAATTATGTACAATTAGAGCTGttatgtgatatatattatatgccaTTTTACATAAATACTTATAGCATTACAATTGGAAAAGCAAATCTTACATAAGAATTTGCAGgtctaatattattaataataaatgtacTGCTGAAGATTACTTGTATCATTAAGCTTTaaataaaaggacaaaagaataagaacaaatgTTAAGAATCAGAtcctataggggctggagagatagtacatcaggtagggtggttgccttgcatgcatcctacatgctatactatctgtccaatcaggtttgatccctagcatcaaatatggtccctgagcacttccaggaatagtttctgagtgcagagccaggaataacccctgagcgtcactgaatgtggcccaaaaaaactaaaaaaaattaacaaaacataaaaaatcagatcccatgatattcttcaaaaagTAGTGTGCCAACCAATTAAAACTAATTCCATTCTTTCTATGACAATGACCTAATTTACATATTAATTGTCAGATTGAGGGACCCTTAAAGTGAATAAAAGTTACAGTAAAAGGAGCTGTGAATTTTGTCTGCTTCTTTGTAACCTCcattttaaatgaaagtattAGTACAAAACTGTTTGCTTTGGGAGTTGGTTCATAGCTCCATACTTCCTTCTTGCTGGCTTTCCTCCAttgaaaatcacatacaaagtatCCTCTGCAGGGCTGCAGCCATAGTACAATGATTTGGGGGCTTTCCTTGaatgtagccaatctgggttccatcttcAGATGAtcccttgaaccccaccaggaatatttcctgagctcagagtcaaggagtaacccctgagcactgccagttgtgcccCAAAAGCCAATACAAAGTATCCACTGTCATCGGTAGGTCAGATAAAGAGATAGATATGTGCATTGACCAGCAGCCAAGTAGATAGTACCATAAAATTCTGACACATCATCTCTTTCAACTATGTGTGGCACTGAGAATCAATAATAAACTTCATAGGGGGCCTTTTTTCTTGCCATTTacaatcactgcatcactgacatcctgttgttcatcgatttactcaagcgggcaccagtaacatctgtattCCTCTccgccttgagattttagcagcctctccttactcttgtctttcccaacgaatTGGAGGCTATCTCAGGGTCAGGtaaatgagacctatagttactgtttttggcatatcgaatatgccatggatagcttgcaggctctgcccctgcgggtgggatactctcggtagcttgccgggctctctgagaggtatgtctATATAGGAATTTACAATCTAATCTAAAAATTTCTCTTTAGTGATCACGGCTTGGAAGGTGACGTGAAAACAAAATTACGCTTTCAGGACTGGATTTAATGGgcaaagagggaggagagatcAAGACCAGCTAGAACATCTTGAAACTTGCTTGTGGGGAGTGTCCCTTTTCTTTAGAATAGTGCAAGAGGAAACcaatgcagtgcctgggattgggCTGTGTTGAGAGAAAGGGAGGTTGTCTGCCCCAGTGCTGGACTTGACAGGGAGAGGCCCTCTTTCTGGAAAACTCTCTGGATCTCCAGATGACAaaatgtgctatcacttcagatgagagggagaaaagagggagCGGAGAGACTGGGGAAGGAGACGGACAAACTAGCAGAAAGCAGCAAGTGGTGGGAGAAAGCACTTGGAGCTGCCAGTGGTCTGTCCCCTAGGACTATAGGCTCCgatgccccgcccccgccgcccaccCCCCATAGTGGAGCTCGTTCCCCTTTTCACTGGAAGCCCCCCAAAAGCAATGAAGACACTTGGGAAGCCCACCCCCCCAGAACCCTCAGGACAATCTGATCTCAGCTGCTCGCTCCTTCCAGCTTGGGGTACTGACACCCCCTTTTCCGCTCAAGAAAATATGGCGAtgctgaggggggaggggaagctggtCAGACATGCAGTGGTGTGGGGGTTCACataacacacacgcacacagagggGCGTTTTGGTATCCATCCGCGACTCCCCGGCGCAGCCCCTCCCAGACTGCAGTTCTTGGCCCCCCAATGCCAATCACGGGGGCTGCAGCGTCTTGAGAGGCCAGGGAAGCGGAGGGTGGTCGCCACGTCGCTATCCGGGGGCCAGTGGACTGAGGCCATCCCGGCTTATCCCGCCTCTGGGCTGGCAAGTCTGGGCGGCCCCGCCTCCTCCGGGTCGGAACTGCggtgggcctgggagggggcGCGAGCCCTCGCACGCAGTATCCCTCCGCCCCCTTCCCGACACCCCGTTCGCGAGCCGTTTGTGTCGCAGTGTGCGCAGCCCCTGCCCAGTGTGCTGCAGCCGCGGTGCGCGAGAGTCGGGGGCGGCGCGCCTCTGCGGTCCGGGCCACACGGCGAGCGGGCAGCGCCGGCGGTCGGCGGAGCGGGGCGCGCGGGGACGCGGGCGCAggccggggcctggggcccgCCGAGGCAGGTAGGGGCGTCGAGGGCGGGTGGGCTCCCGCCGGCGCTGGCTGACAGCCGCCCGCGGCCCTCGGGGGGCCGgcccgggggggaggggcggggggcggcggggcgcgggccggggcccggggcgagGGGCGCGGCGGcgaggaggcgggcggggggcgcgggccgggcccagGGGGGCTCGGGCCGGCCGGGGGCGCCCCCCGATCCCCCGGGAGCGGGCCGTGCGGGCGGCCTCCTGGGCAGCGGTGCGGGCGCGCCCCGCCCTCGGTGCTGTCTGCGCGCGGAGGCCGCGGGGGAGGCCGGCGCGGGGGCCTTGGCGGAGCGCAGCGGCCTCCGTGGGGGAAGGGTCTGGACAGGCAGGGCGGGGTCGTTGGCTCCGCAGCCTGCGTTTCTGGACAGGATCTTGTGGGGCCTCCGCGGCCCGGGTGCTGTCGCTGCCCACATGTTGCGTATTGGGTCTGGCGCGTGCATCCGCCCAGGGCCGCTGGGAGCTGTTCATTGAGACACCAGGAGCAAATCGTTGCGACTCGTTCTCTGGCTTCTTAGAGACCGTAGACCCCTGGATCGTTGCCTGTTTGGGTCTGGCCTCCGATTGAGTTAGGTCAGAAAGGCCGAGGAGTTGATCGACGCTCACCAGAAGGGTCCACGTACATAAATACAGTCATATTTACCCGTCTTTTTCTTGGAGGTTCTCAATTTCTGTTTACGcgcgtgtgtgggggggtgggggggagttgttTTAGAATAGAGGTGGAAGCGTGCTGAAGGGTCTATGTAGAAATCAGGGGATTAATCTGCGTCGATGTGTGGTTCTGAAAAATTTCATCTCCATCGGACCTTTGTAGCTGCTTGATGTAGAAGCTGCTGCATCAAAAATTCATGGATCGCCGTAGAGGTTGGGGAAAACCTATTTACTAAGCTTTCTCGTTCTTGAAAAGGAGCTGCACGACATGAATTCCGTTTTTTTATtaacttgatatattttttttaatattggcaGTATCATCGCTTGGTATTTTTCTAAATGcccctccctctttctgcagGGCGTGATTCTTTTCCAGCTAGAGAATTGCGTTGGCTAAGAAGAAAGCATCTCTTGCGCCCCCTGCTGGTGCGCAGATGTGGTGACTGAGGTATGAGTTTCGTAtggctgggaagggggggtgtgcAAAAATGGTATTGAAATTACAATTCCCGTTATCTCCCTTACCTTATTTCTAAGTAAGATGCCTGTGTTGCACTTCCTATTTTTAGGCCTCATGTTTGCTCAGGGTAAAAAATCTCTTCCTCTGCTGGATAAATTACTCGTGTTGCAAGGAGGCATAATTAGACCAGCTGCAGGTTTtcatatgttactttatatttatagGTTCCTGTCGAAATCTGTGAATGGCTGTTTCCTTCGAATGTAATTAAGAGGACTTTCATTAATTACTCTTCATTTGGAACCCAGGTAAGAGCGAGCCTGAGCACCCCTGTTAATTGAGAATGGGGCTTAGCTGTTGGTAAATGGGTAAAGCCAGATCATGTTTTAGAGTCCTAATCTTCCGATTTTCCAGACACCTTTTTTCTCGGTATTGGGTTTTGAAGCCAGAGGTGACAGTTACCACATGAAATTTCAATTCCTCCTCTATATTTGTACATAGGTCTGCCTGTGACTTTGCTTAGGATTTAACAACACTGAGAGCAAGGAAGAAGGAAACTGTGCCAGATCGGTGCAGGTAAGTGTCAGACTCCCTAGACATAAAATAATGTCATGTATAGAGAGGCTGGATATTTTTTAGCTCCTCTCATTCTCAGCAAACTCGCACATTCCTGTTCCTATTTGATACAGAGAAATGAGTGATACAGGGAAGGACCTTGTTGGGCAGACATAGGAGTGAAAAAGGGATAAAACGAAGTAACAGTCTTCTGCTATTCCACTTCTGTCGCACCGTCCATCTCCACTGCTTCCTGTCCTCTGTGTGCGTGTATCCACTTAAAGAAGCACatttgaggggggaaaaaactcAAAGccaattttcttcttctcccccaGGTTCATTTCCACGGTACTGTTTTTGGAGTGGCAGAAGAGTATCACTGCCAACTGTACTGCACTAAGGAACCATCATCGTCCCTCAGTCTGAGTGGTCCTGATCATTGACAGCGGCTGCCTGGAAAGCGTATCTGCCACGAAGTCTATCTCTGACCTAGCAAAAGTGTATTAACACATCCACTTTGCTATATAGAGCTCTCTGTATAACTGTGCTTTAATCATGAGTGGGGGTAGGAATGGACGTAGAAACAAGGCAAGACGTGGGAAAAAGGCTGCACTAAAAGCTGAGGCAGAGAAAGcagcagctgctgcagctgcagctgctgcggctgcggctgcggctgcggccgCAGCTGCAGCCACACCTGCAGCTAAGTCCCACGGTAAATCATCCGCCAAGGCCGTAGCCCAGGCAGATGCCAAGGCAGAGATGAAGGCTGGGTCTAAGAATAGGCTTGTTactgagaagaaaaaaggaaCCAAGTCAGATAAGGGTTCCAAGGTTGAGGAGGAGGCCACTAAAAAGCCTCAGCTTTGTTCTGTGACTGAGCCCAGAGCCGAAAGTAAAGATAAGTCTGGTAAAGCCACATGTAAAGAGAAGTCTGGCATTGATGCCTGGTTATGGGGTGGGGAAGATTCCAGTGTTGGACCCTGGCTCTGGAGTGGAGAAGAAGCTGGTAACCGTTCCGGTGTTAAGAACGGAGGTAAAACTAAGGATATTGGTGCCCAGTACTGTGCTGATAAGTCTGAGGCTCTGGGTGCAACTGGCTACAAGGTGAAGGCAGGAGGTGATGATGAAGAGGAAGAGAATGTTATTGGGAGCTGGTTTTGGGATGGTGATGAAACCAGTTTTGATCCTAATCCTAAACCTGTGAGCAGGATCATTAAGCCCCAGCCTATTGAtgaaattaatgagaaaaataggCCCAAGGATTGGTCTGAGGTCACTATCTGGCCTAAAGCTCCTGCTGTAACTCCGGCAGTGTTAGGGTTTAGATCCCAAACTGCATCTGAGACAAGGCCTCCTTCGTATATTGTCCTGGCTTCAGCTGATGAAAGTCGTCATTCTGTGCCCGAAggggcagcggcagcggcagcagcctgCCCTCCTAGGAGCACTTCCACGTGCTCACAGTCTATTCCTGAGTATCCTTTTGGCTCTGAGCCTTGCATTCAGACTATAGAGGAGATCAGACGCCAAATCAGGATCAGAGAGATGAATGGCATTAAGCCATTTGCTTGCCCATGCAAAATGGAGTGCTACATGGATTCTGAGGA contains these protein-coding regions:
- the GPRASP3 gene encoding G protein-coupled receptor associated sorting protein 3, producing MSGGRNGRRNKARRGKKAALKAEAEKAAAAAAAAAAAAAAAAAAAAATPAAKSHGKSSAKAVAQADAKAEMKAGSKNRLVTEKKKGTKSDKGSKVEEEATKKPQLCSVTEPRAESKDKSGKATCKEKSGIDAWLWGGEDSSVGPWLWSGEEAGNRSGVKNGGKTKDIGAQYCADKSEALGATGYKVKAGGDDEEEENVIGSWFWDGDETSFDPNPKPVSRIIKPQPIDEINEKNRPKDWSEVTIWPKAPAVTPAVLGFRSQTASETRPPSYIVLASADESRHSVPEGAAAAAAACPPRSTSTCSQSIPEYPFGSEPCIQTIEEIRRQIRIREMNGIKPFACPCKMECYMDSEEFEKLVTLLKSTTDPLIHKIAQIAMGIINVHPFAQEFINDVGVVTLIESLLSFPSSEMRKKAVLTLNPPSGDERERKVELHVKHMCKETMSFPLNSPGQQSGLKILGQLTTNSNHHHIVANYFTELFNLLSTGNRKTRNLVLKVLLNMSENPAAARDMIDTKALAALKLIFNQKEAKANLVSAVAIFINIKEHIRKGSIVVVDHQSYNTLMAIFREVKMIIETL